From one Neovison vison isolate M4711 chromosome 1, ASM_NN_V1, whole genome shotgun sequence genomic stretch:
- the RPL10A gene encoding 60S ribosomal protein L10a isoform X1, translated as MSSKVSRDTLYEAVREVLHGNQRKRRKFLETVELQISLKNYDPQKDKRFSGTVRLKSTPRPKFSVCVLGDQQHCDEAKAVDIPHMDIEALKKLNKNKKLVKKLAKKYDAFLASESLIKQIPRILGPGLNKAGKFPSLLTHNENMVAKVDEVKSTIKFQMKKVLCLAVAVGHVKMTDDELVYNIHLAVNFLVSLLKKNWQNVRALYIKSTMGKPQRLY; from the exons ATGAG CAGCAAAGTGTCCCGCGACACCCTGTACGAGGCGGTGCGGGAAGTCCTGCACGGGAACCAGCGCAAGCGCCGGAA GTTTTTGGAGACGGTGGAGCTGCAGATCAGCCTGAAGAACTACGACCCTCAGAAGGACAAACGCTTCTCGGGCACCGTCAG GCTTAAGTCCACTCCCCGCCCCAAGTTCTCcgtgtgtgttttgggggacCAGCAACACTGTGATGAGGCCAAGGCAGTGGATATTCCCCACATGGACATTGAGGCGCTGAAGAAACTCAACAAGAATAAGAAGTTAGTCAAGAAGCTGG CCAAGAAGTATGATGCCTTTTTGGCTTCAGAATCTCTGATCAAGCAGATCCCACGAATCCTGGGCCCAGGCCTGAATAAGGCTGGCAAGTTTCCTTCCTTGCTGACCCACAATGAGAACATGGTGGCCAAAGTGGATGAAGTGAAGTCTACCATCAAATTCCAGATGAAGAAG GTGCTGTGTCTAGCAGTGGCTGTTGGCCACGTGAAGATGACAGATGATGAGCTCGTGTACAACATCCACTTAGCAGTCAATTTCCTGGTGTCCTTGCTCAAGAAGAACTGGCAGAACGTCCGGGCTTTGTACATCAAGAGCACCATGGGCAAGCCCCAGCGCCTGTACTAA
- the RPL10A gene encoding 60S ribosomal protein L10a isoform X2, with amino-acid sequence MSKVSRDTLYEAVREVLHGNQRKRRKFLETVELQISLKNYDPQKDKRFSGTVRLKSTPRPKFSVCVLGDQQHCDEAKAVDIPHMDIEALKKLNKNKKLVKKLAKKYDAFLASESLIKQIPRILGPGLNKAGKFPSLLTHNENMVAKVDEVKSTIKFQMKKVLCLAVAVGHVKMTDDELVYNIHLAVNFLVSLLKKNWQNVRALYIKSTMGKPQRLY; translated from the exons ATGAG CAAAGTGTCCCGCGACACCCTGTACGAGGCGGTGCGGGAAGTCCTGCACGGGAACCAGCGCAAGCGCCGGAA GTTTTTGGAGACGGTGGAGCTGCAGATCAGCCTGAAGAACTACGACCCTCAGAAGGACAAACGCTTCTCGGGCACCGTCAG GCTTAAGTCCACTCCCCGCCCCAAGTTCTCcgtgtgtgttttgggggacCAGCAACACTGTGATGAGGCCAAGGCAGTGGATATTCCCCACATGGACATTGAGGCGCTGAAGAAACTCAACAAGAATAAGAAGTTAGTCAAGAAGCTGG CCAAGAAGTATGATGCCTTTTTGGCTTCAGAATCTCTGATCAAGCAGATCCCACGAATCCTGGGCCCAGGCCTGAATAAGGCTGGCAAGTTTCCTTCCTTGCTGACCCACAATGAGAACATGGTGGCCAAAGTGGATGAAGTGAAGTCTACCATCAAATTCCAGATGAAGAAG GTGCTGTGTCTAGCAGTGGCTGTTGGCCACGTGAAGATGACAGATGATGAGCTCGTGTACAACATCCACTTAGCAGTCAATTTCCTGGTGTCCTTGCTCAAGAAGAACTGGCAGAACGTCCGGGCTTTGTACATCAAGAGCACCATGGGCAAGCCCCAGCGCCTGTACTAA
- the FANCE gene encoding Fanconi anemia group E protein isoform X1 has protein sequence MAASEEVPAVAEGADSAPWAQLEAADSAPWAQLEAPARCLMQALQLGPEGAWRALGLLRALGSRGGEPFGWGCVLEALCREEPVVEGPDCRLELKPLLLRLPPLCQRNLMSLLMALGPSLPKSGLHPVLQIARQDQSPNPDAWLQILGKLLWRDLNAGVATEETSPLSADCQRELQGLCRRLGQGGRRLKLAQAPVPEEEQEEGKEDKDSPRPGKRRKGPEEEPASPEGGRAPKRFRHLEREEEGGQEEERREPESLEPPADGGGASPMENQLVLAEPREAGQSLEEAKDLAESLELPKAVQDQVPRLQQLLKTFGEGLEGAPPLELQLLHECSPSQMDLLCAQLQLPQLSDPALLQLCTWLLSLSPDLSLSNATILTRSLFLRRILSLTSSASRLLIMALTSFCAKYAYPVCRALLGPVLQAPETGPAQTELLCCLLKDEALAPDTQVLMLGQILDLPWKEDTFVVLQSLLERQVEMTPEKFSVLMEKLCKEGPAATASVAYAKLMLTVMTKYQASITEFHRLGLATALELNTTFLRKPLQAALRHLAP, from the exons ATGGCGGCCTCGGAGGAGGTGCCCGCTGTGGCTGAGGGCGCGGACTCAGCGCCCTGGGCGCAGCTGGAGGCCGCGGACTCAGCGCCCTGGGCGCAGCTGGAGGCCCCCGCCCGGTGCCTGATGCAGGCCCTGCAGTTGGGGCCGGAGGGGGCGTGGCGCGCCCTGGGGCTGCTGCGGGCGCTGGGCAGTCGCGGCGGGGAGCCCTTCGGCTGGGGCTGCGTCCTGGAGGCGCTGTGTCGGGAGGAACCCGTCGTGGAGGGTCCGGACTGTCGCCTGGAGCT GAAACCCCTGCTGCTGCGATTGCCTCCGTTATGCCAGAGGAACCTGATGTCCCTATTGATGGCTCTTGGGCCATCGCTGCCCAAGAGCGGCCTACACCCCGTGCTACAGATTGCACGACAAGACCAAAGCCCTAACCCCGACGCCTGGCTCCAGATCCTGGGGAAGTTGCTGTGGAGGGATCTGAACGCTGGGGTAGCGACTGAGGAGACATCCCCACTGTCTGCAGACTGCCAGAGAGAGCTCCAAGGCCTGTGTAGGCGGCTaggccagggaggcaggaggctgaAATTGGCCCAGGCTCCTGTTCCCGAAGAGGAACAAGAGGAAGGCAAGGAAGACAAGGACTCCCCACGGCCTGGGAAACGCAGAAAGGGGCCAGAGGAAGAGCCTGCCAGTCCTGAAGGCGGACGGGCCCCCAAAAGGTTCCGGCAtttggaaagggaagaggaaggaggtcaGGAAGAGGAGAGACGTGAGCCTGAGTCTTTGGAGCCCCCGGCAGACGGAGGAGGTGCCTCACCCATGGAGAACCAGCTTGTCCTGGCCGAGCCTAGGGAGGCTGGTCAGAGTCTGGAGGAGGCTAAGGACCTAGCCGAGAGTTTGGAGTTGCCCAAAGCTGTCCAG GACCAGGTTCCCAGGCTGCAGCAGCTGCTCAAGACCTTTGGGGAG GGGTTGGAGGGCGCTCCCCCACTTGAGCTACAGCTTCTCCATGAATGCAGTCCCAGCCAG ATGGACCTGCTGTGTGCCCAGCTGCAGCTCCCACAGCTCTCGGACCCAGCTCTCTTGCAGCTCTGCACCTGGCTCCTGTCCCTTTCACCAGATCTTAGCCTTAGCAATGCGACCATTCTGACCAGGAGCCTCTTTCTTAGACGG ATTCTCTCCCTGACTTCCTCGGCCTCCCGCCTGCTCATCATGGCCCTGACCTCCTTCTGTGCCAAGTATGCCTATCCTGTCTGCAGAGCCCTTCTTGGCCCGGTGCTCCAGGCCCCAGAAACAG GCCCAGCTCAAACGGAGTTACTGTGTTGCCTTCTGAAGGATGAGGCCTTGGCGCCGGACACGCAGGTTCTGATGCTGGG ACAGATCTTGGACCTGCCCTGGAAAGAGGACACTTTCGTGGTGTTGCAGTCCCTGCTGGAGCGGCAG GTGGAGATGACCCCTGAGAAGTTCAGTGTGTTGATGGAGAAACTCTGTAAAGAGGGACCAGCGGCCACCGCATCTGTGGCCTATGCCAAGCTCATGCTGACGGTGATGACCAAGTATCAGGCCAGT ATCACTGAGTTCCACAGGCTGGGCCTGGCCACAGCCCTAGAGCTCAACACCACTTTCCTGAGGAAGCCCCTACAGGCTGCCCTGAGACATCTGGCCCCCTGA
- the FANCE gene encoding Fanconi anemia group E protein isoform X3: MSLLMALGPSLPKSGLHPVLQIARQDQSPNPDAWLQILGKLLWRDLNAGVATEETSPLSADCQRELQGLCRRLGQGGRRLKLAQAPVPEEEQEEGKEDKDSPRPGKRRKGPEEEPASPEGGRAPKRFRHLEREEEGGQEEERREPESLEPPADGGGASPMENQLVLAEPREAGQSLEEAKDLAESLELPKAVQDQVPRLQQLLKTFGEGLEGAPPLELQLLHECSPSQMDLLCAQLQLPQLSDPALLQLCTWLLSLSPDLSLSNATILTRSLFLRRILSLTSSASRLLIMALTSFCAKYAYPVCRALLGPVLQAPETGPAQTELLCCLLKDEALAPDTQVLMLGQILDLPWKEDTFVVLQSLLERQVEMTPEKFSVLMEKLCKEGPAATASVAYAKLMLTVMTKYQASITEFHRLGLATALELNTTFLRKPLQAALRHLAP; encoded by the exons ATGTCCCTATTGATGGCTCTTGGGCCATCGCTGCCCAAGAGCGGCCTACACCCCGTGCTACAGATTGCACGACAAGACCAAAGCCCTAACCCCGACGCCTGGCTCCAGATCCTGGGGAAGTTGCTGTGGAGGGATCTGAACGCTGGGGTAGCGACTGAGGAGACATCCCCACTGTCTGCAGACTGCCAGAGAGAGCTCCAAGGCCTGTGTAGGCGGCTaggccagggaggcaggaggctgaAATTGGCCCAGGCTCCTGTTCCCGAAGAGGAACAAGAGGAAGGCAAGGAAGACAAGGACTCCCCACGGCCTGGGAAACGCAGAAAGGGGCCAGAGGAAGAGCCTGCCAGTCCTGAAGGCGGACGGGCCCCCAAAAGGTTCCGGCAtttggaaagggaagaggaaggaggtcaGGAAGAGGAGAGACGTGAGCCTGAGTCTTTGGAGCCCCCGGCAGACGGAGGAGGTGCCTCACCCATGGAGAACCAGCTTGTCCTGGCCGAGCCTAGGGAGGCTGGTCAGAGTCTGGAGGAGGCTAAGGACCTAGCCGAGAGTTTGGAGTTGCCCAAAGCTGTCCAG GACCAGGTTCCCAGGCTGCAGCAGCTGCTCAAGACCTTTGGGGAG GGGTTGGAGGGCGCTCCCCCACTTGAGCTACAGCTTCTCCATGAATGCAGTCCCAGCCAG ATGGACCTGCTGTGTGCCCAGCTGCAGCTCCCACAGCTCTCGGACCCAGCTCTCTTGCAGCTCTGCACCTGGCTCCTGTCCCTTTCACCAGATCTTAGCCTTAGCAATGCGACCATTCTGACCAGGAGCCTCTTTCTTAGACGG ATTCTCTCCCTGACTTCCTCGGCCTCCCGCCTGCTCATCATGGCCCTGACCTCCTTCTGTGCCAAGTATGCCTATCCTGTCTGCAGAGCCCTTCTTGGCCCGGTGCTCCAGGCCCCAGAAACAG GCCCAGCTCAAACGGAGTTACTGTGTTGCCTTCTGAAGGATGAGGCCTTGGCGCCGGACACGCAGGTTCTGATGCTGGG ACAGATCTTGGACCTGCCCTGGAAAGAGGACACTTTCGTGGTGTTGCAGTCCCTGCTGGAGCGGCAG GTGGAGATGACCCCTGAGAAGTTCAGTGTGTTGATGGAGAAACTCTGTAAAGAGGGACCAGCGGCCACCGCATCTGTGGCCTATGCCAAGCTCATGCTGACGGTGATGACCAAGTATCAGGCCAGT ATCACTGAGTTCCACAGGCTGGGCCTGGCCACAGCCCTAGAGCTCAACACCACTTTCCTGAGGAAGCCCCTACAGGCTGCCCTGAGACATCTGGCCCCCTGA
- the FANCE gene encoding Fanconi anemia group E protein isoform X2, which produces MAASEEVPAVAEGADSAPWAQLEAADSAPWAQLEAPARCLMQALQLGPEGAWRALGLLRALGSRGGEPFGWGCVLEALCREEPVVEGPDCRLELKPLLLRLPPLCQRNLMSLLMALGPSLPKSGLHPVLQIARQDQSPNPDAWLQILGKLLWRDLNAGVATEETSPLSADCQRELQGLCRRLGQGGRRLKLAQAPVPEEEQEEGKEDKDSPRPGKRRKGPEEEPASPEGGRAPKRFRHLEREEEGGQEEERREPESLEPPADGGGASPMENQLVLAEPREAGQSLEEAKDLAESLELPKAVQDQVPRLQQLLKTFGEGLEGAPPLELQLLHECSPSQMDLLCAQLQLPQLSDPALLQLCTWLLSLSPDLSLSNATILTRSLFLRRILSLTSSASRLLIMALTSFCAKYAYPVCRALLGPVLQAPETGPAQTELLCCLLKDEALAPDTQVLMLGSWTCPGKRTLSWCCSPCWSGRWR; this is translated from the exons ATGGCGGCCTCGGAGGAGGTGCCCGCTGTGGCTGAGGGCGCGGACTCAGCGCCCTGGGCGCAGCTGGAGGCCGCGGACTCAGCGCCCTGGGCGCAGCTGGAGGCCCCCGCCCGGTGCCTGATGCAGGCCCTGCAGTTGGGGCCGGAGGGGGCGTGGCGCGCCCTGGGGCTGCTGCGGGCGCTGGGCAGTCGCGGCGGGGAGCCCTTCGGCTGGGGCTGCGTCCTGGAGGCGCTGTGTCGGGAGGAACCCGTCGTGGAGGGTCCGGACTGTCGCCTGGAGCT GAAACCCCTGCTGCTGCGATTGCCTCCGTTATGCCAGAGGAACCTGATGTCCCTATTGATGGCTCTTGGGCCATCGCTGCCCAAGAGCGGCCTACACCCCGTGCTACAGATTGCACGACAAGACCAAAGCCCTAACCCCGACGCCTGGCTCCAGATCCTGGGGAAGTTGCTGTGGAGGGATCTGAACGCTGGGGTAGCGACTGAGGAGACATCCCCACTGTCTGCAGACTGCCAGAGAGAGCTCCAAGGCCTGTGTAGGCGGCTaggccagggaggcaggaggctgaAATTGGCCCAGGCTCCTGTTCCCGAAGAGGAACAAGAGGAAGGCAAGGAAGACAAGGACTCCCCACGGCCTGGGAAACGCAGAAAGGGGCCAGAGGAAGAGCCTGCCAGTCCTGAAGGCGGACGGGCCCCCAAAAGGTTCCGGCAtttggaaagggaagaggaaggaggtcaGGAAGAGGAGAGACGTGAGCCTGAGTCTTTGGAGCCCCCGGCAGACGGAGGAGGTGCCTCACCCATGGAGAACCAGCTTGTCCTGGCCGAGCCTAGGGAGGCTGGTCAGAGTCTGGAGGAGGCTAAGGACCTAGCCGAGAGTTTGGAGTTGCCCAAAGCTGTCCAG GACCAGGTTCCCAGGCTGCAGCAGCTGCTCAAGACCTTTGGGGAG GGGTTGGAGGGCGCTCCCCCACTTGAGCTACAGCTTCTCCATGAATGCAGTCCCAGCCAG ATGGACCTGCTGTGTGCCCAGCTGCAGCTCCCACAGCTCTCGGACCCAGCTCTCTTGCAGCTCTGCACCTGGCTCCTGTCCCTTTCACCAGATCTTAGCCTTAGCAATGCGACCATTCTGACCAGGAGCCTCTTTCTTAGACGG ATTCTCTCCCTGACTTCCTCGGCCTCCCGCCTGCTCATCATGGCCCTGACCTCCTTCTGTGCCAAGTATGCCTATCCTGTCTGCAGAGCCCTTCTTGGCCCGGTGCTCCAGGCCCCAGAAACAG GCCCAGCTCAAACGGAGTTACTGTGTTGCCTTCTGAAGGATGAGGCCTTGGCGCCGGACACGCAGGTTCTGATGCTGGG ATCTTGGACCTGCCCTGGAAAGAGGACACTTTCGTGGTGTTGCAGTCCCTGCTGGAGCGGCAG GTGGAGATGA